The genomic DNA GGCTTTGACGTCGGAGATCGCGAGGAACAACATCGGTGCAGGAACGCCATCGATCATTCGCACGATCACACCCAGCGGTTGGGACCGATCGATCCCCTGGCTGTAAGCGCCGACGTAGATGTTCAGCATCGCGCCAGCTTGTGGCATCCCCGAGATCGTCGAGAGATGGTTCACGTCGCGCAACAAGCCATCGAGACTGGCCAACGAGACGACGACAACCGGTTCCTCGCTGACTCCGCCTTGTCCCGGATCGGTTTGCGGAGCAACGGCGTCAGCCGACGCCACGGCGACTACCGACAACAGACCGACCAGGATCGTCCGGCGAGCGCACCCGATCCCGTGATTAAAGAGGCTGAACATCAATCTTATGTCCTTCACAAAATAAACTTCGAAGCAAGACTTCGGGGAACCTGCGCAGGCCAACCGTGGCCGCTTAGGGTGATATCCCCAGCAACGCAAATCGTCACACCACCCCCAAACGCCAGACGATCGGCAAACCGTGGCCGATTGCCAGTTGGCGTTTGGGGGAAGTGGGCGCAATCACAAACGACGGATGCGGATTTTCCAAGCGGTGGGCGGTGGGGAGGGGTTCGGGCGTCGCCTCCAGCGCCGCCGCGGAGGGGGGCCAGCGTTTAACGCTCGCGGTAGACGATTCTGCCCTTAGTCAGATCGTAAGGAGACAGCTCCACACGGACCTTGTCGCCCGGCACGATACGGATAAAGTGCTTTCGCATCCGTCCGGCGACGTGCGCAAGAACCTCGCTCCCAGTTTCCAGCTGAACGCGGAATCGCGTGTTTGCCAGGGCCTGAGTTACTGTACCTTCCACCTCAAATGCTTCTTCGTTCTTTGCCATAGACCTCTCAACAACCAAGCAGAACGTTTGCCTTGCAAGCCGCTCGCTCGTACTATTTCGATGATTCACAATGCGGCGGACGCCGCGGTATCGGATGGGTTTCTGCGTCGAGCTGATGATAAGCGCGACGCCAAATATTTGGTTTGTTCAGCATTTATATACCATCGACCCGGTTCCGGTCTACCGAAGCCGCCGTTTTGTTCGATATTGAATCCGACCAGCGGCCCGACTCAACGCCGCTGCAGCCAAAATCGCGGGGCTAGCATTCCCCTTGGCTACATTCACCCGATCGAATGGACGACAACTAACTTTATCGCCGCTGGGACATTCCCAAGGCCGTTTCGAAACCACCCTCGACGCCCTACATACGAGTTCTTCGCATGGCTGAACAACACAGCAGACATCAAGAAAAGATCATCAAAAATTATTACCGCAATCGCGACCAAATCGCGCTGCAGCGGTCTCAAGAACTTGTCACCGAACTCTATCTGACGACCGGAAAGAAACGCGAACAGGTTTGGAAGAACCTGGCGGGACACTTAGAGAAACTCGGTCTACCCGCCGCTCAGATCACGCACCTGCAGGAACAAGACGATCCCGCGGTGATCGCCGAAGTGATCCAGAAGTACGCCTAACGCGAACCGCCACGCTGATTCGGAACCAACCGAAACCGAGCGATCATCGAAGCGGCGAAGCACAACTGCGCCCCGTCGCTTCGCCCCTCATCAAAAGCAACTAAAACCGGGAAACGGCCCTCCGGCGAGTTTCCCGAGCAGCGACCGTACTGCGAATCCTCTCCATTGCGAGCTCCTTCGGCTCCTCCCTCCGCAGATTCCCACGCATCGTTGGAATCCGGTAGCGGCACTTGCTACGACAAAGGGGTTCGTTTGTATCCCTATTCGCCGTGAGGCAACGTCGATGTCAACTGCCACGTTCGACCGCGAAACGCTTGCCCATTGGTACGCGGCGGAGCATCTGCAAACCGATCCGGGCATCGCCAAAGTCATCTACCTTCCTCAAGGTGCCGGGCCGCGTGAGATCCGGTTTCTCGAAATCAACACCTCCATCGATGAAGGCCCATCGAATCGCCCGCTGTTGCCTATCGACTTTGGTGTCGACACGGGACAACAGAGCGCTCACAAACTCTACGTCGTCGACCTCACGCCTCAGCAATGGGACCAAGTGCTGAAGAAAGAAATAGCATTACCCGAGGGCTGGTCGTTGGATTCGAAAGAAGAGTTCCCATGTGAATGAGGCGCAGTCGCTTTGGTGGCAGCAGGCCAAGTCGGACCATGAAGTTTTCGAGCTTCTCCGCGGCGAAGGCGTACCTGCCTGCCACAGCCTGCACTATCTGCAAATGGCGACAGAGAAATTGGCGAAGGCATCGTTTTGGGCAAACAACGATCCCCCCGCAATGCGACACGTTGGCTTCGCACAGTTTCTCCGGCGATTCGGCAACACGCCTCGTCGTCATCGAAATCGAATCGCTCTGCTTTTTGGTTTCGGCCAATTCTCTGGCTTTCAAACATGGATTCGGTCGGCCATTCCACTCGCTCGCCAGATTGACCAGGTTTCGCCAGCAGTCATTCGCGACGGCCCAAACTCCGAATATCCCTGGCCACACGACGCTCCCATCGCTTGTCCTGCGCAATATCACTTTGCCGTTTGGGATGAATTAAAAAAGTCTCAGGGCCGCAAACTGATGCGTTTCACATCGACAGCAATCAAACGCTTCCCCGATTACGCGAGCGGCGGATAACTCTCTGCGGGCGATCGCGAGACAAGTATTCATTTGGCTATCAGCTTCCGTCATAATAGCGGCAAGCCCTGGGCTCTCTTCTTCAGGCAACGACCTCTATTTTCGCAAAGGCACCTCATGAATCGATCCCCATTGGCTGCGCCGCGGTTTCTTGCCATCGCCCTGATCCTATCGATCTTGCCAACGCTCGTCGTTGGAGCGGCGCGAGCCGACGATGCCAAGCATCCCAACATCGTCTTTATCCTGGCCGATGATATGGGCTGGAACCAACCGGGTTTTAACGGCGGCGATTCCGAACTGACGCCTCACCTGGACAGCTTGGCATCCCAGAGCGTTCGGCTGACGCAGTTCTACAGCCATTCGGTCTGCGCCCCAACACGCGGCGCACTGCTGACCGGTCGCTACGCGTTTCGCAACTGGATGGACTGGCGATCGGAAGATTTTGGCAAACCGAGCTATCTGAAAAAGCTTGGTTTGACGTTGGCTCACAACGATCGCGGCGAGCCGACACGGCGGATCCACGCGTTGGATACCAATGAGCGGACGGTGGCCGAAGCGTTGCAAGAAGCTGGCTATTTCACGGGGATCGTCGGCAAGTGGCACTGCGGCGAATGGCTCGACGAACACCTGCCGATGGCTCAAGGTTTCAACCACCAATACGGACACTACGCCTGGGGCGTCGATTACTACACCAAGACGATCGAGCACAACGCGCCGGCTCGGTTTGCCGTTTACGATTGGCATCGCAATCAGCAACCGATTCAAGAAGAGGGTTATACGACCGACTTGATCGCGGCCGAAGCACAGCGGGTGATCGCTAGCCAGTCGGCCGACAAGCCTTTCTTTTTGTACGTTCCGTTTAACGCGGTCCATGGTCCGCTGAACGATCCGCCGCGTTACACCGACAAACTCGACGTCCGCCAAGCGATGCTCAAGTGCCTCGACGACGCGGTTGGCAAGATTGTCGCAGCGGTCGATCAAAGCGACTTTGCCCAAAACACGCTTGTCGTTTTTGCGAACGACAACGGGCCGGTACTGGAAGAGATGAGCAAGCCGTACCGGGGCACGAAGAACACGACATTTGAAGGTGGCGTACGCGTTCCCTGCTTGGTCCGCTGGCCCGGGCATGGCGATGCCGGCAGCTCCAACGACGGCATGATGTTCATCGCCGATTGGTACACGACCTGTGTCGCGTTGGCCGGTGGATCGCACGAACAACCGTTGCCAGTCGATGGCCTCGACATGACCGGAATGCTCTTCGGCGGTGAACCAAGTCCTCGCGATGAGATCATCTTCGAGGTGACCGGCAGCGTTCGCCTGCCGACCATTCGCAGCGGCGATTGGAAGCTGATGGGAGATGTTCTTTACAACATCAAGACCGATCCGTACGAGACGACCGATGTGGCCGATCAGCATCCGCAGGTCGTCCGCCGACTCGCCGATCGTTTGGCGGAAGTTGGCCGCCAGCGTCCGCCGCTTGGGGACAAGCCGCTGCTGATGGATCCGCCGCTGCCCTACATCTACGGTCAGAAAGAGAGTCTCGCGCCGCCGGCTTGGCTCAAACAAGCTGTCGATGCGGTCCGCGCGAAACAGCCGCAGCAATGGGCTCCGGGAGAAACGCCCTGGCCGCAAGCTCCCGTCGGCGCCAACGCGGCCAAGCAATAGGGCGGCGCGGCTACAGCTGAACCCAACCCGGCCGCTGGGGCTTTTGCACATTCAAGTGATGGCCGCGAATCACATGGGGCACCCACAGCGATTGCTGAATCAGATCGATCAGCGTGTTGGGGTCCAGCGGCTTGAACAGGCAGCGAGCTGGCGAGATCGGGTCGAGCCGCGTCTCCAGCCCAGCCCAACAGCTTTCCGCGATCAGGATCACAGGGACGTCGGCCAACGATTCGGGATGCAGCTCGCGAAGCGCGTGGATTTGATCGATCGCAGCGGCCGCATCATCGGCGACATCCCACACAATCATATCGATCGGCCGTTGCTCGACCGCCTTGCAAGCCGCTTTGGCGTTGCGAGCGCAATAACATTCGTAACCTTGCGAATCGATCACCGCCGCAAGCGCGGTCAGGCTCACGGGGCGGGGGTCGACGACCAACAGGGTCGCGCCGCTGCGGTGCCGGTGGGTAATGTGAGACATGGCTTCGTTCCTCGTCATTTCAAAGACCGGGCGAACCACGTTGGCAACGGCAGGGGCATCCCGACGCTTGCCTTCGCGGGCCCATCTGGAACAAAATCGGCACTAAAATCGATCCGCTTGTAATCCGATTGGGTAATTCTTGACGATTTGTCAGGCAATGGCTCGGTTTGGTGCGGTTGCAGCAAATAACCGCAAGTCTACAATCGCCCCAGCGAGCCGATCGACTGCGGACGACCTGGGGCTGCGGATTCCGCCCCCCTCCGGTGTCAAAAGTCTGCAGCCGCCCTCGTTTTCTTCCCTCTTTCCGTTAACGCTTGATTCCACGATGAATAATTCTCCCGACGACGCTCTGAACGACGATGGCGATCACCAACGCGCGCGACGCGAAAAACTGGCGAAACTGAACGCCGCCGGAGTCGATCCGTGGGGCCAGCGATTCGACGACCGGTCGATGATCCACGAGGTGCGGCAACGGGCCGAAGAGGTCAAATTCAAGCTGGAAGATGGGACGCTGGTCGAACTGCCCGATTTCGATCAACCCGACCTTGAATACCGTCAATGGAAATCGGACCAGGGACCGGGGGCGGAGATCGGACCTCAGGTTCGCGTCGCCGGCCGGATCATCCTGATGCGACCGACGGGCAAGCTGGTCTTCCTGAACCTCCGCGACATGACCGGCGATATCCAGATCTTCATCGGCAAGAACCAGGTCGGCGAAGAGAACTTTGCGCTCTCCAAGCTGTTCGATCTGGGCGATCTGGTTGGCGTCGACGGGCGTCTGGGGCGAACCAATACCGGCGAACTGACTGTCTTTGCCGAACGCTTGCACTTCCATTGCAAGATGCTCGAGCCACCACCCGAGAAACATGCCGGCCTGGCCGACGTGGAACTGCGTCAACGGATGCGTTACCTCGACTTGGTTTACACCGATGGAGTCCGCGACACGTTCCTGAACCGCACTCGAATCGTGAAAAGCATTCGCGAGACGTTGGACCAAGAGAGCTTCTGGGAAGTCGAAGGGCCGACGCTGCACACGATCGCCGGTGGCGCCGCAGCTCGCCCTTTCACGACGCACCACAATGCGTTGAACATGGACCTGACGATGCGGATCGCGTTGGAATTGCATCTGAAGCGACTGTTGGTCGGCGGCATCGAACGCGTCTACGAACTGGGCCGCGTCTACCGTAACGAAGGGATCAGCCCACGGCACAATCCCGAGTTCACGATGCTGGAATGCTACCAAGCGTACGGCGATTACGAATCGATGATGGACCTGACCGAAAAGCTTGTCGTCAACGCGATCGACGCGATCGGCGGTGGTTACAAGCGAAAATTCGGCGACGTCGAAATCGATTTCACTCCGCCGTTTGCACGCCATAAATACGACGACCTCGTCGCCCAGCATACCGGGATCGATCCCCACGACGCCGAACAATTGACCGCGTATGCGAAAAGCGTCGGCCTCGATCCGACCGGCAAACACCCCGACGTGATCAAAAACGAAATCTTCGAAGAGAAGGTCGAAGACACGTTGGTCGGTCCCGTTTTTGTGATCGATTACCCCGCCAGCATCTGCCCGCTGACCAAACGCAAGACCGACAATCCCGCGATCGCTGAACGCTTTGAAATGTTCATCTGCGGGATGGAACTGGCCAACGCCTACACCGAACTAAACGACCCCGATCTTCAGGAACAACTGTTCAAGACTCAATTGGACGGTCAAGAGGAAGAGGATTCGATGGCCAAGATGGACAACGACTTCATCAAAGCCCTCCGTCACGGCATGCCTCCAGCAGGTGGTTTGGGCGTCGGAATCGATCGATTGGTGATGCTGTTGACCGATTCGAAGAGCATCCGCGACGTGATTTTGTTCCCGCTTTTGCGGCACATCGACTGATCGCTCGGCATATCGTTTGCACGCTAAAACTCCTGATTCTTTTTTGTGTCAGGAGGAGTGTGATGAACGACAAATTTGTAGCTCGAGAGTGGAACGATCTCTGCCACCGCGTAACGCGTACCGCCAGTCGACTTGGACGGCGGTTCGACCGAAGCGACCATTTCGGGCAGGAAGCTCACGATTTCTGTGCTCTCGCCCCGCCAGAGAGCTATCCCGAACTACTGCTACGGGTTCGGGAAGCGGCCGAGCTAGCTAAGGCTTGGCAGGCGCCGCTGCCATCTTGCGGCCGGTTGAGCGAAAATTCGATCGACGAGGCGTTGGACGAGTCGTTTCCAGCGAGCGATCCCCCCGCCTGGACCGCTTCGATGGTTTAGAACCCTCTGCAGCGCCGGACCTCTGGACGACTGGAAATCGCCCTCGCCAGCGATTAACCTACAGCTTACCCGAACGCCCGTAGATATACCTCTACGGGCGATCGCCCACCCTGTGCAACCATGCTTCGGTTGTCTCAATGATCGTCTACGGAAACCGACATCTCTGCCTTCCTCAAAACCCACGACAATATCTGATGGTTAACACTCGAATCACTGGCTGGCTTGCGATCACTTGCTTGATGCTTGGTACAACATTCGCCGACGACAAGGCCGCCGAACCGGCGAAGCCCGCTGCCGCGGCAGAAGCGAAACCCGAGGCGAAAAAGCCTGAAGAGAAGAAAGACGTAAAGCCGGAGGCGAAGAAAGAAGCGAAGCCTGAGGCGAAGGCCGAGCCTAAGAAAGAAGATAAACCGGAACCAAAGAAGGAAGCCAAGCCCGAGCCCAAAAAAGAAGCGAAGCCGGCGCCGAAAAAGGAAGCGAAGCCAGCGGCGAAGCCCAAGGAAATGAAGGCTGAAGCAAAGCCGGAAGAGAAAAAGCCGGAAGCCAAGCCAGCGCCGACCTTCCCCGACAAGGCGCTCGAAGCGGCTGTGCGAGCCGAGGTTTTCGCGAAGCGATACAACAACGAACCGATCACCGCCGAGGACGTAAAGAACATCTCGCGTGTTGTTGGCAAGGGAAAAGGGATCAAGAGTCTCGAAGGCCTGCAACACTGCAAAGCGATCATGCTGATCGATTTGGAAGACAACGAGATCTCCGACCTCGGGCCGATCAAGGACCTCACCCGCCTGCAATCGGTCACCTTGGCAGGGAACAAGATCAGCGACATCAAACCGCTGGCTGGATTGGTCAAGATGCAGCTGTTGGATCTGTCGCGGAACCAAGTCAGCGACCTGGCACCGCTGAAAGCGATGTCGAACCTGCGAACCTTGTACGTCGCCGACAACAAACTGGCGACGCTGGCACCGATCGCCGAACTGACCAAAATTTGGTCGCTTGACGCCGCGGGGAATCAGATCAGCGACCTCAGCCCGCTGTCGAACCTCGGTTGGCTGACGACGTTGGACATCCAACGCAACGCGGTTGCCGACCTCAGCCCGCTGAAGTCGCTGGACGATCTCGACTTCATGCTGCTTCAGGACAACAAGATCACCGACCTGAGCGTCTTGGTCGAGATGTGCAAGAAGGACTTCGAAGGGTCGAAGCGATTCGCCCCCTTCCTGAAGCTGTACGTGAAAGGGAATCCGCTTTCGGACGACGCGAAGAAGCAACAACTGGCCAAGCTGAAAGAGTTTGGAACACGCGTC from Rosistilla oblonga includes the following:
- a CDS encoding leucine-rich repeat domain-containing protein, with product MVNTRITGWLAITCLMLGTTFADDKAAEPAKPAAAAEAKPEAKKPEEKKDVKPEAKKEAKPEAKAEPKKEDKPEPKKEAKPEPKKEAKPAPKKEAKPAAKPKEMKAEAKPEEKKPEAKPAPTFPDKALEAAVRAEVFAKRYNNEPITAEDVKNISRVVGKGKGIKSLEGLQHCKAIMLIDLEDNEISDLGPIKDLTRLQSVTLAGNKISDIKPLAGLVKMQLLDLSRNQVSDLAPLKAMSNLRTLYVADNKLATLAPIAELTKIWSLDAAGNQISDLSPLSNLGWLTTLDIQRNAVADLSPLKSLDDLDFMLLQDNKITDLSVLVEMCKKDFEGSKRFAPFLKLYVKGNPLSDDAKKQQLAKLKEFGTRVHAE
- the lysS gene encoding lysine--tRNA ligase, giving the protein MNNSPDDALNDDGDHQRARREKLAKLNAAGVDPWGQRFDDRSMIHEVRQRAEEVKFKLEDGTLVELPDFDQPDLEYRQWKSDQGPGAEIGPQVRVAGRIILMRPTGKLVFLNLRDMTGDIQIFIGKNQVGEENFALSKLFDLGDLVGVDGRLGRTNTGELTVFAERLHFHCKMLEPPPEKHAGLADVELRQRMRYLDLVYTDGVRDTFLNRTRIVKSIRETLDQESFWEVEGPTLHTIAGGAAARPFTTHHNALNMDLTMRIALELHLKRLLVGGIERVYELGRVYRNEGISPRHNPEFTMLECYQAYGDYESMMDLTEKLVVNAIDAIGGGYKRKFGDVEIDFTPPFARHKYDDLVAQHTGIDPHDAEQLTAYAKSVGLDPTGKHPDVIKNEIFEEKVEDTLVGPVFVIDYPASICPLTKRKTDNPAIAERFEMFICGMELANAYTELNDPDLQEQLFKTQLDGQEEEDSMAKMDNDFIKALRHGMPPAGGLGVGIDRLVMLLTDSKSIRDVILFPLLRHID
- the infA gene encoding translation initiation factor IF-1, whose amino-acid sequence is MAKNEEAFEVEGTVTQALANTRFRVQLETGSEVLAHVAGRMRKHFIRIVPGDKVRVELSPYDLTKGRIVYRER
- a CDS encoding arylsulfatase B; amino-acid sequence: MNRSPLAAPRFLAIALILSILPTLVVGAARADDAKHPNIVFILADDMGWNQPGFNGGDSELTPHLDSLASQSVRLTQFYSHSVCAPTRGALLTGRYAFRNWMDWRSEDFGKPSYLKKLGLTLAHNDRGEPTRRIHALDTNERTVAEALQEAGYFTGIVGKWHCGEWLDEHLPMAQGFNHQYGHYAWGVDYYTKTIEHNAPARFAVYDWHRNQQPIQEEGYTTDLIAAEAQRVIASQSADKPFFLYVPFNAVHGPLNDPPRYTDKLDVRQAMLKCLDDAVGKIVAAVDQSDFAQNTLVVFANDNGPVLEEMSKPYRGTKNTTFEGGVRVPCLVRWPGHGDAGSSNDGMMFIADWYTTCVALAGGSHEQPLPVDGLDMTGMLFGGEPSPRDEIIFEVTGSVRLPTIRSGDWKLMGDVLYNIKTDPYETTDVADQHPQVVRRLADRLAEVGRQRPPLGDKPLLMDPPLPYIYGQKESLAPPAWLKQAVDAVRAKQPQQWAPGETPWPQAPVGANAAKQ
- a CDS encoding response regulator; this translates as MSHITHRHRSGATLLVVDPRPVSLTALAAVIDSQGYECYCARNAKAACKAVEQRPIDMIVWDVADDAAAAIDQIHALRELHPESLADVPVILIAESCWAGLETRLDPISPARCLFKPLDPNTLIDLIQQSLWVPHVIRGHHLNVQKPQRPGWVQL